A single Streptomyces sp. Edi2 DNA region contains:
- a CDS encoding polyribonucleotide nucleotidyltransferase has protein sequence MENETHYAEAVIDNGSFGTRTIRFETGRLAKQAAGSAVAYLDDDTMVLSATSASKTPKDQLDFFPLTVDVEERMYAAGKIPGSFFRREGRPSEDAILTCRLIDRPLRPSFKKGLRNEIQIVETIMALNPDHLYDVVAINAASCSTQLAGLPFSGPVGGTRVALINGQWVAFPTHTELEDAVFDMVVAGRVLPDGDVAIMMVEAEATEKTIQLVKDGAEAPTEEVVAAGLEAAKPFIKVLCKAQSDLAAKAAKPVGEFPVFLDYQDDVLEALTAAVKGELSQALTIAGKQEREAELDRLKAVAAEKLLPQFEGREKEISAAYRSLTKSLVRERVIKEKKRIDGRGVTDIRTLAAEVEAIPRVHGSALFERGETQILGVTTLNMLRMEQQLDTLSPVTRKRYMHNYNFPPYSVGETGRVGAPKRREIGHGALAERAIVPVLPTREEFPYAIRQVSEALGSNGSTSMGSVCASTMSLLNAGVPLKAPVAGIAMGLISQEIDGQTHYVALTDILGAEDAFGDMDFKVAGTKQFVTALQLDTKLDGIPASVLAAALKQARDARLHILDVMNEAIDVPDEMSPNAPRIITVKIPVDKIGEVIGPKGKMINQIQEDTGADITIEDDGTIYIGAADGPAAEAARATINGIANPTMPEVGERYLGTVVKTTTFGAFVSLLPGKDGLLHISQIRKLAGGKRVENVEDVLGVGAKVQVEIAEIDQRGKLSLIPVIEEEDADADTKDDAAK, from the coding sequence GTGGAGAACGAGACCCACTACGCCGAAGCCGTGATCGACAACGGTTCCTTCGGCACCCGCACCATCCGCTTCGAGACGGGCCGCCTGGCCAAGCAGGCCGCCGGCTCCGCCGTGGCGTACCTGGACGACGACACCATGGTGCTGTCGGCCACCTCCGCTTCCAAGACGCCGAAGGACCAGCTGGACTTCTTCCCGCTGACCGTCGACGTCGAGGAGCGGATGTACGCAGCCGGGAAGATCCCCGGTTCCTTCTTCCGCCGTGAGGGCCGTCCCTCCGAGGACGCCATCCTCACCTGCCGGCTGATCGACCGGCCGCTGCGCCCCTCCTTCAAGAAGGGCCTGCGCAACGAGATCCAGATCGTCGAGACGATCATGGCGCTCAACCCCGACCACCTCTACGACGTGGTCGCCATCAACGCCGCCTCCTGCTCCACGCAGCTCGCCGGCCTGCCCTTCTCCGGCCCGGTCGGCGGCACCCGCGTCGCGCTGATCAACGGCCAGTGGGTGGCGTTCCCGACCCACACCGAGCTCGAGGACGCCGTCTTCGACATGGTCGTGGCCGGCCGCGTCCTCCCGGACGGCGACGTCGCGATCATGATGGTCGAGGCCGAGGCCACCGAGAAGACCATCCAGCTGGTCAAGGACGGCGCCGAGGCCCCGACCGAAGAGGTCGTCGCCGCCGGTCTCGAGGCCGCCAAGCCCTTCATCAAGGTCCTGTGCAAGGCCCAGTCGGACCTCGCCGCCAAGGCCGCCAAGCCCGTCGGTGAGTTCCCGGTCTTCCTCGACTACCAGGACGACGTCCTGGAGGCGCTCACCGCCGCGGTCAAGGGCGAGCTCTCCCAGGCGCTGACCATCGCCGGCAAGCAGGAGCGCGAGGCCGAGCTGGACCGCCTCAAGGCCGTCGCCGCCGAGAAGCTGCTCCCGCAGTTCGAGGGCCGCGAGAAGGAGATCTCCGCCGCGTACCGTTCGCTGACCAAGAGCCTGGTCCGCGAGCGCGTCATCAAGGAGAAGAAGCGCATCGACGGCCGCGGCGTCACGGACATCCGTACGCTCGCCGCCGAGGTCGAGGCCATCCCGCGGGTGCACGGTTCCGCGCTGTTCGAGCGTGGCGAGACCCAGATTCTGGGCGTCACCACCCTCAACATGCTCCGCATGGAGCAGCAGCTGGACACCCTCTCCCCGGTGACCCGCAAGCGCTACATGCACAACTACAACTTCCCGCCGTACTCCGTCGGTGAGACCGGCCGCGTGGGTGCGCCCAAGCGCCGCGAGATCGGCCACGGTGCGCTCGCCGAGCGCGCCATCGTGCCGGTGCTGCCGACCCGCGAGGAGTTCCCCTACGCGATCCGCCAGGTCTCCGAGGCGCTGGGCTCCAACGGCTCGACGTCCATGGGCTCGGTCTGCGCCTCGACCATGTCGCTGCTGAACGCCGGTGTGCCCCTCAAGGCCCCGGTCGCCGGTATCGCCATGGGCCTGATCTCCCAGGAGATCGACGGCCAGACCCACTACGTCGCCCTCACCGACATCCTCGGTGCGGAGGACGCCTTCGGCGACATGGACTTCAAGGTCGCCGGCACCAAGCAGTTCGTGACCGCGCTGCAGCTCGACACCAAGCTCGACGGCATCCCCGCCTCGGTCCTGGCCGCCGCGCTGAAGCAGGCCCGTGACGCGCGTCTGCACATCCTGGACGTCATGAACGAGGCCATCGACGTTCCGGACGAGATGTCCCCGAACGCCCCGCGGATCATCACCGTCAAGATCCCGGTGGACAAGATCGGTGAGGTCATCGGCCCCAAGGGCAAGATGATCAACCAGATCCAGGAGGACACCGGCGCCGACATCACGATCGAGGACGACGGCACGATCTACATCGGTGCCGCCGACGGTCCGGCCGCCGAGGCCGCCCGCGCCACGATCAACGGCATCGCCAACCCGACCATGCCGGAGGTCGGCGAGCGCTACCTGGGCACGGTCGTCAAGACCACCACGTTCGGTGCGTTCGTCTCCCTGCTCCCGGGCAAGGACGGCCTGCTGCACATCTCGCAGATCCGCAAGCTCGCCGGTGGCAAGCGCGTGGAGAACGTCGAGGACGTGCTCGGCGTGGGCGCCAAGGTCCAGGTCGAGATCGCCGAGATCGACCAGCGCGGCAAGCTCTCCCTGATCCCCGTGATCGAGGAAGAGGACGCGGACGCGGACACGAAGGACGACGCCGCCAAGTGA
- a CDS encoding ribonuclease J, with protein MSHPHPELGAPPKLPKGGLRVTPLGGLGEIGRNMTVFEYDGRLLIVDCGVLFPEEEQPGIDLILPDFTSIRNRLDDIDGIVLTHGHEDHIGGVPYLLREKPDIPLIGSKLTLALIEAKLQEHRIRPYTLEVQEGHTERIGSFDCEFVAVNHSIPDALAVAIRTPAGMVVHTGDFKMDQLPLDRRLTDLPAFARLGEEGIDLLLSDSTNAEVPGFVPPERDISNVLRTVFANAQKRIIVASFASHVHRIQQILDAAHEYGRRVAFVGRSMVRNMGIARELGYLKVPAGLVVDVKTLDDLPDDEVVLVCTGSQGEPMAALSRMANRDHQIRIVQGDTVILASSLIPGNENAVYRVINGLTRWGADVVHKGNAKVHVSGHASAGELLYFYNICKPKNLMPVHGEWRHLRANAELGALTGVPKERIVIAEDGVVVDLVGGVAKIVGKVQAGYVYVDGLSVGDVTETHLKDRRILGDEGIISVFVVVDSTTGKIVGGPDLHARGSGIEDSTLSGVVPKIEEALAKAAQDGVADAHQLQQLIRRSVGKWVSDNYRRRPMILPVVVEV; from the coding sequence TTGAGTCATCCGCATCCTGAGCTCGGCGCCCCGCCGAAGCTCCCCAAGGGTGGCCTGCGCGTCACCCCCCTCGGCGGCCTGGGTGAAATCGGCCGCAACATGACGGTCTTCGAATACGACGGCCGACTGCTGATCGTCGACTGCGGAGTGCTCTTCCCCGAAGAGGAGCAGCCCGGAATCGACCTGATCCTGCCGGACTTCACGTCCATCAGGAATCGGCTCGACGACATCGACGGCATCGTGCTGACCCACGGCCACGAGGACCACATCGGCGGTGTCCCCTACCTCCTGCGGGAGAAGCCGGACATCCCCCTCATCGGCTCGAAGCTGACCCTCGCCCTGATCGAGGCCAAGCTCCAGGAGCACCGCATCCGTCCCTACACCCTCGAGGTGCAGGAGGGGCACACGGAGCGGATCGGCTCCTTCGACTGCGAGTTCGTCGCGGTCAACCACTCCATCCCCGACGCCCTGGCCGTCGCCATCCGCACCCCTGCGGGCATGGTCGTCCACACCGGCGACTTCAAGATGGACCAGCTCCCGCTGGACCGCCGGCTCACCGACCTCCCCGCCTTCGCGCGGCTCGGCGAGGAAGGCATCGACCTTCTCCTCTCCGACTCCACGAACGCCGAGGTCCCGGGCTTCGTACCGCCCGAGCGGGACATCTCCAACGTCCTGCGCACGGTCTTCGCGAACGCCCAGAAGCGCATCATCGTCGCGAGCTTCGCCAGCCATGTGCACCGCATCCAGCAGATCCTCGACGCGGCGCACGAGTACGGCCGCCGGGTCGCCTTCGTGGGCCGTTCGATGGTCCGCAACATGGGCATCGCCCGCGAGCTGGGCTATCTGAAGGTCCCCGCCGGCCTGGTCGTGGACGTCAAGACGCTCGACGATCTCCCCGACGACGAGGTCGTGCTGGTCTGCACGGGTTCCCAGGGCGAGCCGATGGCCGCCCTCTCCCGGATGGCCAACCGCGATCACCAGATCCGGATCGTCCAGGGCGACACCGTGATCCTGGCGTCCTCCCTTATCCCGGGTAACGAGAACGCGGTCTACCGCGTGATCAACGGCCTCACCCGGTGGGGCGCGGACGTCGTCCACAAGGGCAATGCCAAGGTCCACGTCTCGGGCCACGCCTCGGCCGGCGAGCTGCTGTACTTCTACAACATCTGCAAGCCGAAGAACCTCATGCCGGTCCACGGCGAATGGCGCCATTTGCGCGCCAACGCCGAACTGGGGGCACTGACCGGTGTCCCGAAGGAACGGATCGTCATCGCCGAAGACGGTGTCGTGGTCGACCTGGTCGGCGGTGTCGCCAAGATCGTCGGCAAGGTCCAGGCGGGCTATGTCTACGTCGACGGCCTCTCGGTCGGCGATGTCACGGAAACCCACCTCAAGGACCGCCGCATCCTGGGTGACGAGGGCATCATCTCGGTCTTCGTGGTCGTGGACAGCACCACCGGCAAGATCGTCGGAGGCCCGGACCTGCATGCGCGCGGCTCCGGCATCGAGGACTCCACCCTGTCGGGCGTGGTTCCCAAGATCGAAGAGGCCTTGGCCAAGGCGGCCCAGGACGGTGTCGCGGACGCGCACCAGCTCCAGCAGCTGATCCGCCGCTCGGTCGGCAAGTGGGTGTCGGACAACTACCGCCGCCGCCCGATGATCCTCCCCGTGGTCGTCGAGGTCTGA
- a CDS encoding pitrilysin family protein, with the protein MTSRTHATTARTSSEGRAVARTQTLLKGTAGAGTVRRTTLPGGLRIVTETLPTVRSVTFGIWAHVGSRDETPSLNGATHYLEHLLFKGTERRSALDISAAIDEVGGEMNAFTAKEYTCYYARVLDTDLPLAIDVVCDMLTGSLVEAEDVDAERGVILEEIAMTEDDPGDCVHDLFAHTMLGDTPLGRPVLGTVDTVNALTPERIRRFYKKHYDPTHLVVTAAGNIDHAKVVRLVRRAFEQAGALDRTDAAPIAPRSGTRAIKATGRVELLNRKTEQAHVILGMPGLARTDDRRWAMGVLNTALGGGMSSRLFQEVREKRGLAYSVYSYTSGFADCGLFGVYAGCRPSQVQDVLKICRDELDQVASHGLTDDEIRRAIGQLRGSTVLGLEDSGALMHRLGKSELCWGEQMSVDEMLTRIAAVTPDEVREVAREVLGTRPSLSVIGPLKDRQAARLDDIVA; encoded by the coding sequence GTGACGTCCCGTACGCACGCGACGACGGCCCGCACCTCTTCGGAGGGGCGGGCCGTCGCCCGTACCCAAACGCTTCTCAAGGGCACCGCGGGCGCCGGCACGGTCCGCCGGACCACCCTCCCCGGCGGTCTGCGGATCGTCACCGAGACGCTGCCCACGGTCCGCTCCGTCACCTTCGGCATCTGGGCGCACGTCGGCTCCCGCGACGAGACCCCCTCGCTCAACGGCGCCACGCACTACCTCGAGCACCTGCTCTTCAAGGGCACCGAGCGGCGCAGCGCCCTGGACATCTCCGCCGCGATCGACGAGGTCGGCGGCGAGATGAACGCCTTCACCGCGAAGGAGTACACCTGCTACTACGCGCGGGTGCTGGACACCGATCTGCCGCTCGCCATCGACGTGGTGTGCGACATGCTCACCGGCTCGCTGGTCGAGGCCGAGGACGTGGACGCCGAGCGCGGGGTCATCCTCGAAGAGATCGCGATGACCGAGGACGACCCGGGCGACTGCGTGCACGACCTGTTCGCGCACACCATGCTCGGTGACACCCCGCTCGGCCGCCCGGTCCTGGGCACCGTCGACACCGTCAACGCCCTCACCCCCGAGCGCATCCGCCGCTTCTACAAGAAGCACTACGACCCCACGCACCTCGTCGTCACGGCCGCCGGCAACATCGACCACGCCAAGGTCGTCCGCCTGGTCCGCCGCGCCTTCGAGCAGGCCGGGGCCCTGGACCGTACGGACGCCGCCCCGATCGCGCCGCGCTCGGGTACCCGCGCCATCAAGGCCACCGGCCGCGTCGAACTGCTCAACCGCAAGACCGAGCAGGCCCATGTGATCCTCGGGATGCCCGGGCTGGCGCGCACCGACGACCGGCGCTGGGCGATGGGCGTACTGAACACCGCCCTGGGCGGCGGGATGAGCTCGCGCCTCTTCCAGGAGGTCCGCGAGAAGCGCGGCCTGGCCTACAGCGTGTACTCGTACACCTCCGGCTTCGCCGACTGCGGGCTCTTCGGCGTCTACGCCGGCTGCCGCCCCAGCCAGGTGCAGGACGTCCTCAAGATCTGCCGCGACGAACTCGACCAGGTGGCCTCCCACGGCCTCACCGACGACGAGATCCGCCGCGCGATCGGACAGCTGCGCGGGTCCACCGTCCTCGGCCTGGAGGACAGCGGAGCGCTGATGCACCGCCTCGGCAAGAGTGAGCTGTGCTGGGGCGAACAGATGTCGGTCGACGAGATGCTGACGCGGATCGCGGCCGTCACCCCGGACGAGGTGCGCGAGGTGGCCCGCGAGGTGCTGGGCACCCGGCCCTCGCTGTCCGTCATCGGCCCCCTGAAGGACCGGCAGGCGGCCCGGCTGGACGACATCGTCGCCTAG
- a CDS encoding PH domain-containing protein, giving the protein MPLPFLTADRDLDPDTRAEDAAALAHDEPDHWRRPYRPGPWRVGAAAVFLLLASFVLISALVIAMAGSLPGAAACAVVGAAMITLALRLLRVGVWVSAQGLRQVNLLRTTTEPWSAVASVRTRQQPVRWLGLPRTVQGQSLIIERTQGEPLRSLLTDHNGDFLSRPEAFERAADVLETWAAEYRA; this is encoded by the coding sequence GTGCCCCTGCCCTTCCTGACGGCCGACCGCGACCTCGATCCCGACACCCGTGCCGAGGATGCGGCCGCGCTCGCGCATGACGAGCCCGACCACTGGCGCCGTCCCTACCGCCCCGGACCGTGGCGGGTAGGGGCGGCGGCGGTGTTTTTGCTGCTCGCCTCGTTCGTGCTGATCTCCGCACTGGTCATCGCGATGGCCGGCTCGCTGCCCGGCGCCGCGGCCTGTGCGGTGGTGGGGGCAGCGATGATCACCCTGGCCCTGCGGCTGTTGCGGGTCGGGGTATGGGTCAGTGCGCAAGGCCTGCGGCAGGTGAATCTGCTGCGTACGACGACCGAGCCGTGGAGCGCGGTCGCCTCCGTGCGGACGCGCCAGCAGCCGGTGCGCTGGCTGGGGCTGCCGCGGACGGTGCAGGGACAGTCGCTGATCATCGAGCGGACGCAGGGCGAACCGCTGCGGTCCCTGCTCACCGACCACAACGGTGACTTTCTGTCCCGCCCGGAGGCGTTCGAGCGGGCCGCGGATGTGCTGGAGACCTGGGCGGCGGAGTACCGCGCCTGA
- the dapA gene encoding 4-hydroxy-tetrahydrodipicolinate synthase codes for MAPTSTPQTPFGRVLTAMVTPFTPDGALDLDGAQRLAAHLVDAGNDGLVVNGTTGESPTTRDAEKAQLVRAVVDAVGDRAFVVAGAGTNDTRHSLELARAAQDAGAHGLLAVTPYYSKPPQEGLLRHFTAIADATDLPVMLYDIPGRSGVPINTETIVRLAEHPRIVANKDAKGDLGRASWAIARSSLAWYSGDDMLNLPLLSVGAVGFVSVVGHVVTPELRALLDAHLNGDVTKATEIHQKLLPVFTGMFRTQGVITTKAALGLQGLPAGPLRLPLVELSPEETEQLTRDLAAGGVQL; via the coding sequence ATGGCTCCGACTTCCACACCGCAGACCCCCTTCGGGCGGGTGCTGACCGCCATGGTCACGCCGTTCACGCCGGATGGCGCCCTCGATCTCGACGGCGCACAGCGGCTGGCTGCCCACCTGGTGGACGCCGGCAACGACGGCCTCGTCGTCAACGGCACCACCGGAGAGTCCCCGACCACCCGCGATGCGGAGAAAGCGCAGCTGGTCCGCGCGGTGGTCGATGCGGTCGGCGATCGCGCCTTTGTGGTTGCCGGAGCCGGTACCAATGACACCCGCCACAGCCTGGAGCTGGCCCGCGCCGCCCAGGACGCCGGCGCCCACGGTCTGCTCGCGGTGACGCCGTACTACAGCAAGCCCCCGCAGGAGGGCCTGCTCCGGCACTTCACGGCCATCGCCGACGCCACCGACCTGCCGGTCATGCTCTACGACATCCCGGGCCGCAGCGGTGTCCCGATCAACACCGAGACCATCGTCCGGCTCGCCGAGCACCCCCGGATCGTCGCCAACAAGGACGCCAAGGGAGACCTCGGCCGCGCCAGCTGGGCCATCGCCCGCTCAAGCCTCGCCTGGTACAGCGGCGACGACATGCTCAACCTCCCGCTGCTCTCGGTCGGTGCCGTCGGCTTCGTTTCCGTGGTCGGCCATGTCGTCACCCCCGAGCTGCGCGCCCTCCTGGACGCCCACCTCAACGGCGATGTCACCAAGGCCACCGAGATCCACCAGAAGCTGCTGCCCGTCTTCACCGGTATGTTCCGCACCCAGGGTGTCATCACGACCAAGGCCGCCCTCGGCCTCCAGGGTCTGCCCGCCGGACCGCTGCGGCTGCCGCTCGTGGAGCTCTCCCCCGAGGAGACCGAACAGCTCACGCGCGATCTCGCGGCCGGCGGGGTACAGCTCTGA
- the thyX gene encoding FAD-dependent thymidylate synthase, translated as MSQTPAESTESPDSAAVSFRSEVTVELVKHSAADSDVLWAARVSTAGEQSLEELQKDPERSKGLINYLMRDRHGSPFEHNSMTFFISAPIFVFREFMRHRVGWSYNEESGRYRQLDPVFYVPGESRKLVQQGRPGKYEFVEGTQAQQELTGRVMEDSYRRAYEAYQEMLAAGVAREVARAVLPVGLFSSMYATCNARSLMHFLGLRTQHEQAKVPSFPQREIEMVGERMEAHWAKLMPLTYGAFNANGRIAP; from the coding sequence GTGTCCCAGACCCCCGCCGAGAGCACTGAGAGCCCCGACAGTGCAGCCGTCAGCTTCCGGAGCGAGGTGACGGTCGAGCTGGTCAAGCACAGCGCCGCGGACAGCGACGTGCTGTGGGCGGCCCGGGTCTCCACGGCCGGTGAGCAGTCCCTGGAGGAGCTGCAGAAGGACCCGGAGCGCTCCAAGGGCCTGATCAACTACCTCATGCGGGACCGCCACGGCAGCCCCTTCGAGCACAACTCCATGACGTTCTTCATCAGCGCGCCGATCTTCGTCTTCCGCGAGTTCATGCGGCACCGCGTCGGCTGGTCGTACAACGAGGAGTCCGGCCGCTACCGTCAGCTGGACCCGGTCTTCTACGTCCCCGGAGAGTCCCGCAAGCTCGTCCAGCAGGGCCGCCCCGGCAAGTACGAATTCGTCGAGGGCACCCAGGCGCAGCAGGAGCTCACCGGCCGCGTCATGGAGGACTCCTACCGCCGGGCCTACGAGGCGTACCAGGAGATGCTCGCCGCCGGCGTCGCCCGCGAGGTCGCCCGCGCGGTGCTCCCGGTCGGCCTGTTCTCCTCCATGTACGCCACCTGCAACGCCCGCTCCCTGATGCACTTCCTCGGCCTGCGCACCCAGCACGAGCAGGCGAAGGTGCCGTCCTTCCCGCAGCGCGAGATCGAAATGGTCGGCGAGCGGATGGAGGCGCACTGGGCAAAGCTCATGCCGCTCACGTACGGCGCATTCAATGCGAACGGCCGGATCGCCCCGTAA
- the dapB gene encoding 4-hydroxy-tetrahydrodipicolinate reductase, producing MSKLRVAVLGAQGRIGSEAVRAVEAADDMELVAGLGRGDKLETLVETGAQVVVELTNPGAVMGNLDFCVRHGIHAVVGTTGWTDERLAQLRTSLAASPGAGVLIAPNFSIGAVLTMRFAQQAARFFESAEIVELHHPKKADAPSGTAARTAQLIAAAREEAGCAPQPDATTTALDGARGADVDGIPVHSVRLRGLLAHQEVLLGGEGETLTIRHDSLHHSSFMPGILLGVRRVVTTPGLTVGLENFLDLG from the coding sequence ATGAGCAAGCTGCGCGTGGCCGTACTGGGAGCCCAGGGACGCATCGGCTCCGAGGCCGTACGGGCCGTCGAGGCCGCCGACGACATGGAGCTGGTGGCCGGGCTCGGCCGCGGCGACAAGCTGGAGACGCTGGTCGAGACCGGCGCCCAGGTCGTGGTCGAGCTGACCAACCCCGGTGCCGTGATGGGCAACCTCGACTTCTGTGTGCGGCACGGCATCCACGCGGTGGTCGGGACGACGGGCTGGACCGATGAGCGCCTTGCGCAGCTGCGCACCTCGCTCGCCGCCTCGCCCGGGGCGGGCGTGCTCATCGCCCCGAACTTCTCCATCGGCGCGGTGCTGACCATGCGGTTCGCACAGCAGGCGGCCCGCTTCTTCGAATCGGCCGAGATCGTCGAGCTGCACCACCCGAAGAAGGCGGACGCCCCGTCCGGCACCGCCGCCCGCACCGCCCAGCTGATCGCCGCGGCCCGGGAAGAGGCCGGCTGCGCCCCGCAGCCGGACGCCACCACCACCGCGCTGGACGGCGCCCGTGGCGCGGACGTGGACGGCATCCCCGTGCACTCCGTACGGCTGCGCGGTCTGCTGGCCCACCAGGAGGTACTTCTCGGCGGGGAGGGCGAAACCCTCACCATCCGCCACGACTCCCTCCACCACAGCAGCTTCATGCCGGGCATCCTGCTCGGTGTGCGCCGCGTGGTCACCACTCCGGGCCTGACCGTGGGCCTGGAAAACTTCCTCGACCTGGGCTGA